A single genomic interval of Sphaerodactylus townsendi isolate TG3544 linkage group LG08, MPM_Stown_v2.3, whole genome shotgun sequence harbors:
- the P2RY13 gene encoding P2Y purinoceptor 13 isoform X2, whose amino-acid sequence MNASINISNETTPSFGQCHRDTTASQVAFPILYTILFLAGLLLNGLAMQAFSQIPTTSSFIVYLWNILFSDFIMTLMLPFKILAQSELGPWQLKAFVCRFSAVAFYSTMYVSIAFLGIISLDRFLKIVRPFGKVWLRTITSAKILSGSVWLFFFSLSLPNMILSNQKATPHSVKKCALLKSHLGLKWHKAVNYICQVVFWIVLIFTVLFYVVIAKKICRSYRKTQTAECKIKQRAKCKVFIIVAVFFICFAPFHFTRVPYTLSQTGKTHDCSTENQLYIAKESTLWLAATNICMDPLIYILLCRQFVEKAFCIKMRKSTRTSQENTSMALVSRVST is encoded by the coding sequence ATGAATGCAAGTATCAACATCTCCAATGAGACAACACCTTCCTTTGGACAGTGCCACAGAGACACCACAGCTTCTCAAGTGGCATTTCCAATCCTGTACACTATTCTTTTCCTTGCTGGATTACTACTCAACGGCTTGGCTATGCAGGCTTTTTCCCAGATTCCAACAACATCAAGCTTCATTGTGTATCTTTGGAACatcttgttttcagatttcatcATGACACTTATGCTGCCCTTCAAGATTCTGGCTCAATCAGAACTGGGACCATGGCAACTTAAAGCCTTCGTTTGCCGTTTTTCGGCTGTAGCGTTTTATAGCACGATGTACGTCAGCATAGCCTTCCTTGGGATAATTTCACTAGACAGATTTCTCAAGATTGTTCGACCGTTTGGGAAGGTTTGGTTGCGAACCATCACTTCAGCAAAAATTCTTTCAGGATCTGTATGGTTGTTCTTTTTTAGCCTCTCCTTGCCCAATATGATTTTGTCAAACCAGAAAGCTACACCACACTCTGTAAAGAAGTGCGCTTTGTTGAAGAGCCATCTAGGACTGAAGTGGCACAAAGCTGTTAACTATATATGCCAAGTTGTCTTCTGGATTGTGCTGATCTTCACTGTTCTATTTTATGTTGTTATTGCTAAAAAGATCTGTAGATCTTACAGAAAAACTCAAACAGCAGAGTGCAAAATTAAACAAAGAGCCAAGTGTAAGGTGTTTATAATTGTAGCTGTTTTTTTCATCTGCTTTGCCCCTTTTCATTTCACCCGAGTACCCTATACTCTTAGCCAAACTGGCAAAACTCATGACTGTAGCACAGAGAACCAATTGTACATTGCTAAAGAAAGCACACTTTGGCTAGCAGCTACAAATATATGTATGGATCCCCTGATATACATCTTATTGTGCAGACAATTTGTAGAAAAAGCCTTCTGTATTAAAATGAGAAAATCTACACGTACAAGTCAGGAAAATACAAGTATGGCATTAGTCTCTAGAGTATCTACATAG
- the P2RY12 gene encoding P2Y purinoceptor 12 — protein sequence MKSQYDPPGNISNCSNDNKMNQVLFPLLYTFIFFAGIIMNALAMGVFFQISSKSNFIVFLKNTVISDILMILTFPFKILSDARLVSWELRGFVCKVSQVIFYFTMYISIIFLGLITIDRYLKTAKPFQSSTTGNVTAAKILSIVIWIFMFSLSLPNMILTNKEPTQETVKKCADLKSDFGLVWHEIVNYVCQFIFWVNFAIIIVCYTLITRELYKSYKRTRCKGKTNKKTVNIKVFIIICVFFICFVPFHFARIPYTLSQTRDVFKCSTQNTLFYMKESTLWLTSLNACLDPFIYFALCKSFRTSLRKTLRNYVMKTRRDQNTETTDDEETPV from the coding sequence ATGAAATCACAGTATGACCCTCCTGGAAACATCAGCAACTGCAGTAATGATAACAAGATGAATCAAGTTCTCTTTCCTTTGCTGTACACTTTTATTTTCTTCGCGGGAATTATTATGAATGCATTGGCCATGGGAGTGTTCTTCCAGATTTCCAGCAAGtcaaattttattgtttttcttaaGAACACAGTGATCTCTGATATTCTCATGATCCTGACATTTCCATTCAAAATTCTCAGTGATGCAAGACTGGTCTCCTGGGAGCTGAGAGGGTTTGTTTGCAAGGTATCCCAGGTCATATTTTATTTCACTATGTACATCAGCATTATTTTCCTGGGCCTTATAACTATTGATCGCTACTTGAAAACAGCCAAACCTTTCCAGTCATCCACCACTGGCAATGTAACGGCTGCCAAGATTCTGTCCATTGTTATCTGGATATTCATGTTCTCTCTGTCACTTCCAAACATGATTCTGACAAACAAAGAACCCACACAAGAGACAGTGAAGAAATGTGCTGATCTGAAATCTGATTTTGGATTAGTATGGCATGAAATTGTTAACTATGTTTGCCAGTTTATCTTCTGGGTGAACTTTGCCATCATAATTGTATGTTACACACTCATAACACGAGAACTGTACAAATCCTACAAAAGAACAAGAtgcaagggaaagacaaacaAGAAGACTGTGAATATCAAAGTTTTCATcatcatttgtgtgtttttcattTGCTTTGTGCCTTTTCATTTTGCCAGAATTCCATACACCTTGAGCCAAACACGAGATGTGTTCAAATGTTCCACTCAGAACACATTGTTTTACATGAAAGAGAGCACGTTATGGCTCACTTCGCTGAATGCCTGTCTAGATCCCTTCATATACTTTGCCCTCTGTAAATCCTTCAGAACATCACTTCGAAAGACACTGCGTAATTATGTGATGAAAACAAGGAGAGATCAGAACACAGAAACAACAGATGATGAAGAAACACCAGTATAG
- the P2RY13 gene encoding P2Y purinoceptor 13 isoform X1: protein MGLRRMCKKPPHTEPSLWSIKIFFETMNASINISNETTPSFGQCHRDTTASQVAFPILYTILFLAGLLLNGLAMQAFSQIPTTSSFIVYLWNILFSDFIMTLMLPFKILAQSELGPWQLKAFVCRFSAVAFYSTMYVSIAFLGIISLDRFLKIVRPFGKVWLRTITSAKILSGSVWLFFFSLSLPNMILSNQKATPHSVKKCALLKSHLGLKWHKAVNYICQVVFWIVLIFTVLFYVVIAKKICRSYRKTQTAECKIKQRAKCKVFIIVAVFFICFAPFHFTRVPYTLSQTGKTHDCSTENQLYIAKESTLWLAATNICMDPLIYILLCRQFVEKAFCIKMRKSTRTSQENTSMALVSRVST from the exons ATGGGACTCAGACGAATGTGCAAGAAGCCGCCTCATACTGAACCAAGCCTttggtccattaag ATTTTCTTTGAGACCATGAATGCAAGTATCAACATCTCCAATGAGACAACACCTTCCTTTGGACAGTGCCACAGAGACACCACAGCTTCTCAAGTGGCATTTCCAATCCTGTACACTATTCTTTTCCTTGCTGGATTACTACTCAACGGCTTGGCTATGCAGGCTTTTTCCCAGATTCCAACAACATCAAGCTTCATTGTGTATCTTTGGAACatcttgttttcagatttcatcATGACACTTATGCTGCCCTTCAAGATTCTGGCTCAATCAGAACTGGGACCATGGCAACTTAAAGCCTTCGTTTGCCGTTTTTCGGCTGTAGCGTTTTATAGCACGATGTACGTCAGCATAGCCTTCCTTGGGATAATTTCACTAGACAGATTTCTCAAGATTGTTCGACCGTTTGGGAAGGTTTGGTTGCGAACCATCACTTCAGCAAAAATTCTTTCAGGATCTGTATGGTTGTTCTTTTTTAGCCTCTCCTTGCCCAATATGATTTTGTCAAACCAGAAAGCTACACCACACTCTGTAAAGAAGTGCGCTTTGTTGAAGAGCCATCTAGGACTGAAGTGGCACAAAGCTGTTAACTATATATGCCAAGTTGTCTTCTGGATTGTGCTGATCTTCACTGTTCTATTTTATGTTGTTATTGCTAAAAAGATCTGTAGATCTTACAGAAAAACTCAAACAGCAGAGTGCAAAATTAAACAAAGAGCCAAGTGTAAGGTGTTTATAATTGTAGCTGTTTTTTTCATCTGCTTTGCCCCTTTTCATTTCACCCGAGTACCCTATACTCTTAGCCAAACTGGCAAAACTCATGACTGTAGCACAGAGAACCAATTGTACATTGCTAAAGAAAGCACACTTTGGCTAGCAGCTACAAATATATGTATGGATCCCCTGATATACATCTTATTGTGCAGACAATTTGTAGAAAAAGCCTTCTGTATTAAAATGAGAAAATCTACACGTACAAGTCAGGAAAATACAAGTATGGCATTAGTCTCTAGAGTATCTACATAG